Within the Miscanthus floridulus cultivar M001 chromosome 17, ASM1932011v1, whole genome shotgun sequence genome, the region TCACGGATTCTTGCTGACCTTCGTGGTTGTGGTGATGTTTCTATTGCCATgggtatctcaacttgttctgctaTATTAGCATCACTCATAGAGTCCTTCCTaactggctcatcttgaacttcttcaagatacaccttctgtccacttttctctcttttgagaaactctttctctaagaaaacaccgttccgagcaacaaacactttgccctctgatcgattgtagaagtaataccctaaagtttccttcggatatcccacgaaaaagcatttgtctaatttgggtgttagtttatctgtcataagttctttgacataaacttcacaaccccaaattttcagaaaagccaaactgggactcttaccagtccacatctcatgtggtgtcttaactacggacttagatggtaccctattcaatgtgaaagcggctgtttctagagcatatccccaaaatgataacggtaggtctgactggctcatcatagaccgaaccatgtccaacaaagtccGATTATGTCACTCGTACACACCATTTCTCTGAGGTGTTCTAGGTGGCGTAAGCTGTGGAACAATTccgcaactctttagatgattgctaaactcatggctcaaatattcgcctccacgatcagatcgcaaagccttaattttcttgccacgttgattctctacttcactctaaaactccttgaacttttcaaatgtcttagacttatgtctcattaagtagacatagccatatctactaaagtcatcagtgaaggttatgaagtattggaattCGCCTCTTGCTGTCGTACTCATTGGTCCACACACATCAGTATATATGAGTTCCAGCAAGTCTACCGCCATCTCTGGAAAACCTGTGAAGGGtgtcttggtcatcttgcccagcaggcaagcctcacatgtctcgtatgattcaaaatcaaacgaagtaaaaacccatcagaatggagcctcttcatgcgattctcacttatatgacctaaacgacaatgccacatataggtaggacttaactcattaagccgaggccttttagcacttatattatagacaGGAACATCTttaagatttaaaataaataacccattcacaatggatgcagaagccacaaacatgccatttttagagatcacacaaccattgtctttactcgcaaatgaataaccatccttcatcaaacatgaaggtgacacaatgttttgacttaaactaggaacaaaataacaattattcaactccataataaatcctgatgggaggtggagttgcatcgtcccgacgttcaacgcagcaactcttgcattattACCCACGAGGAAATCAACTTCTCTCTTTTCCACGCTTCTACTTTTTATCATTCCCTGCATcatattgcaaatatgagcaaccaatccggtatcaaatacccaagaattaatataagaattagcaaggaaaatatccgtaacataaacaacaagtgtacaagctgCGGGAGTACCTTTACTGCCGCGATCCTTTATGGATTTTAGGTACAGCTTGCAGTTCCTCTTccagtgacctttcccatgacaatgaaagcactcagcatcagcaggtggtccagccttgggcgcacgtgggtttggcttagagatctcatctttagccttgccctttttcttcttccaagaattgcccttcttcttaaacttaggcttgttttggaccgccatcacatggctactgccagcacctttcttgatatcagcctctgttgttttaagcatgccacataattcatttaagcccttctccgccccatgcatatggtagttcgCGACGAAATTTCCATAGCTAGGAGGAAGAGACGCGagaataaaatcagtagctaattcagggccaattgggaagccTAGCTTCTCTAACCTCTGAGTAtaaccaaccattttgatcacatgtggcccaactgttgcgccctctgctagcttggtttcagcaaaagcctttgagacattgaacctttcagtcctGGCTTGAGTCTAGAACATATCATTGAGCGCCACGATTATATCGTGCActgcatggttattgtcaaactACAACTACAGATCTGGTTCTATACAAGCAAGCATGaggcaactcacttcaagatcagcatcacatgctCTCTTGTAAGCATTTTTCTCTGCAGCAGGTGCATTATCAGCAGGCTCTTCTGgtaatggggtgtctagaatttcttcctttttctcaaccctgagaacaattctcaggttgcggatccaatccgcatagtttgttccattcaacttatctttctcaagaattaaacgcaaagtaaatggttgattgctaggcgctatttatctacaacaaaagtaatgcaaaatactaagatAATGTATCCAAGAcagagtaaacaatattaaacctttaatagaatctactcccactaaaatcaatatccctctcttgaaacttagtgattcaagacacacaactaacaagtctactagtgagctttagcatcaccgctagaagGCATCgtagattggtaagcaactctttgctaatcatatcacatatgactcttgttgttgggtagcatctctatgctttggtgcccaactactcatgctccaaggtcTCTAACCATTAGGATGACCTTGTCCAAGTAACCAACCTTTCTGCTGTAAGTATCCGATACAAAActgtctagtcaaggaaaaccagtggcaccctaatttcatagacccaccaccgattgtacaagacacatgacagtgcaaggtttggggaagtattttaacttaaacattgctgagggatcgttctacttcaccatcgcatATAGACAAAAAACATTATCGCACGTGAAAGTAGAACATAGTAAGAACGGCATTAACAcagatatgacatggtatagcccactattcctttggggatctccatctccatcaaactgttcctcatgatgatgtccatctccatgatccatgtatgccatccttcagtgatgagtccaccaagactagctatcactaacgcaAGGCAGTGAACAAAATTACATAGTCGCTAATAGGATCATCACAGTTTGGCACGTAGGCCATTACATCAAATTGATAATATCTTTGTGGCTCTagccatattgtcatactcacgacatgcaagccatgaattaattacatacatgcatcacaaACACATAAGGGCTATACTAGTCATAAATTCCTGCAAAACAGAGTTAACCGATTTCGATGTCTAATCTTAAAACGCCGAAAACACCATCTTCCTGGTTgtttttcgcaaatctaatttcagcAAAATCATCAAAGGCGATGAGAATCGAATGTAAAATTTTTttctctacaatttttgtttagagttcgtctcaatccgaggtcgtatgcaaaagttatggctgTTTTACCGAACAACACTTTTCTTACACCCCGGCGCCCAACAGTAGATCCAATATATCACCGCTGTGCATCACATGCGCTCGGCACTTGTCCTAGGTTTGATTTGATCAATctgattgatctccatcttgccatgactggatttacatgtatcacttaactcgAATGGCGAAATTCCGACCGGTACGAGTAGATCGTTACAAGACCAACACGGTAAAATCACgaaccatgatcagagactcatctacaaccGTGCATATCTCCATACGCACTCATCCGAACCTATAACAACATAGTAACCTGGCACTGATACCActatagggttatgaggatgctacgatTGCCGGAAAACAAAAATTCGACCTCACAAAaaaggatctactgctagttatagatcatgggattaccactagacgcatAGGTGCAGCGGAAGTAACTCGATGTAGTCAAACCCGTCATAGCAGTGCCATGCAGTTGCAAGGGCGTCCATACATCCGTCCCCTTCATGCGGTTCATCCTTGTGCTCTAGATGCaacacctccgaggtatccacacgtacagggaggaagcgtcgtgcctccggactgctaggtccgcTAGGAGCAGCAGGCACGGGGGTAGgatgggcggtggtggcggcaaAAAAGGCGTGGATACCTAGCCCCAttgcccaccccacttatttattggcgtccctaatgagctcctgagttggaggcccattagtaaccctaagccttgtctaactcggatccaatccaaattaggcttccagccccttaagcgtgcgaccctatgggttcacgcacacatagacatggctcgagtactcctactcggccattagttgatagcggcctctagcaaggcatgtcaactcctatgcgtacgcaaagatcatatcagacaaaccaccacaaaaccacatacttgttattcccttgcctcacgatatttggtccaactcataggttaacacttaacccaagcatggccatgcatttcttgacctaatcattagagtgatccagtgatatctctctcatatagagaggggcaaattccttcttgattgtctatgtctcatagcatgttttccGACAAACCCAAAAaatcacctttataactaccctgttacggagtagcgtttgatagtccctgagtaggtcatttcatatcttgaatacatacaacaatctcaggtctaaggacataacgtacatgatgtgaatagagataataataacatctcacgttgggtcagtccagccccatgtcatacatgtgcccacattattagtttgacatctccatgtctatgacttgtgaaacatagtcatcaactaataatgtgctgatccattattcatgtgtgtcctcacatgaactctgatgagggacaacattagaataaccatacaagtaaaagagtttcacaaacaattcacataattgctaatcgatacaggttgtctttaatgaaaatttaatgaactcataatatatcatggatacaaggcaatataatcatctctatgattatctctagggcatactcccaacaagtccaccataacgttcaccgcccaagcttgtgccaccattgccccgtacactaaagatatggcggcagggtccatatggctcggtggtgtgctgcttggccaattcctcgacctccttcaaatgttcagctctagcctttccaaaacgcccctgctcaACTATATTTctctgcgcaagttcccacctcttcacaaaaagttcgttgcacttatgaaaggagaactcaacaattccagacacaggcaataatcgaactccgatgaatacacggttgaaggactccgaggagttagtggtcatgatgccatacctgaaacccccctcatcatatgctaaagcccactgagccttctgttccatctgcgcctctaaccaggcctttctcgctgcatttaccatcttgtctagttctctctttgtctctttGAACTAGTGctatgtacgtacacaacatagagcctttaccttgtcacatacctcctgcttctgctgacgccgccagaaattagcggcaaagtgtctcatgcaccatctatgtactagaggcaggaacccatctatatgctcagctgcagcattaagaagccatgCGTcacggtccgagatcaaacatatagtgcgagttgggccaagcacttgtacacataGAAGCTGCATGAACCATGActacgattcattgttctctccctctgccaaagcaaaagccatgggtactatatggtcctcaggatcaacagtagcagccatcatcaaggtgcccctatactttccttatcaggaaagtgccatcaacaagtacgactggccgacaaaattggaatgcatgttccgtttgcgcgaacgaccagaacacacgatagaggacatgcctcaatgggccCAAAAACACATACCTCCGGTGTTCACAAACCATTttaagccagggttgtagtaatgcattgcacataagatgtggggcaccctgttgtacgcttccttccaactaccccatcgaatcgccagagcaatttgcttagcacgccaagcctttccatacgtcacatcgtacttaacgaatccagatattgactattgtaaagaagacaccgaaatgtcgttattgtcatcaacgagccccaatatacaatgggcaaggtaacgtgcagtgagctgctgatgattttccttccccctattgtctaggcaagtgtggggttcaacaactttagttatcctccacttgccatcactctgtctctttcgtgcatttaacctccacatacaactgtttttgcatatcacgtggtacctcaactcctggtccgaatgagtgacgatgtacggcctatggtggtacacagcatagtcctgaaggaagagtttcatctctaacattgtgttgaatatcatctccttcctaagggtttctttcccATGatcatacaatgaattcctacacatctggagaccggtgtcatAAACTGCCATATCTATCATGCTGATATCCTTATAGTTCAGAACGTCCCTaaaaggtacgttcttggaccttagttgctcaagcttagtcactgtgtaaggtggtggtggaacatactgctgcacttcgctaattctggcccatgactagtctaccctaagcctagacaccatgtaaaacctcagttggtactggtaatggcatagtatgaaccggtactggcatggtATCAGCCGGTGTTgacatagcatctgtacctccttggttaTCATCAAAATCGTCTGAAttactgctaactacatcatcaATCCtatcctcctcctactcctcctcttcccgttcgaactcattcacatcgaagtcattgcttatacagcctactgcagttgaatgaaactgctccagCGTCAACTGATCATCCAAATCTATGTTATTCTAAGTTGCTTCCCCGTTGACCCCCTatttcttgttcattgcctctaaaaccatcaatggacgggcctTCCTGAACACCCTAcatcatgtacccattctccaccactacCTCAGTCATGGGCACATtagaaccttggagaaccctagtgtagcgggactagTGAGCAGGGTCGTGCAAGGGCATGAGgatatagtgtgccctagtcttcccagtatcaaacctccccttcagtgtgaaatcgccgccaaactttgcatttaaacggacacaaaggttattgaagctaggaggttcatcaaaccatttcaattcttcttccatatcctcaaacataccatcttctttcctaacccttcctccgtataaaactctaacacaacagtccatctgcaaaagcatttcaaaaaacttcatcaagtcgtcaaAATCGtcatacgtaatgtccatagtaatattaatacctattctaactataactatactaaataatctaatattaacatctatacaaggctaactacaataactaattagactaaatccaatgtataactagactcaataactgtactaactaaactacctaactttactatctatactaactcactaaactaactaactttagtaactatactaactatactttactaattttactaactttattaactatactaactacattaggggagtacctcgcggcagcggcgctcgtcctcgcggTGGTGGCGCGCTAGACCAGGCCGGGAGGCGTAGGCACAAGCGTAGGCCtcggcgggcagccgccgtgcgtggccggagggggtCGCGCGCTGGCGTGTGGGCGCGGCGGCCgacggccgtgccgtgccggcgttcgtggcgcggcgaccggcgTGCTCGGCAGCGGGTAGGGCCGGCGGGCTGGCACGGGCggacgcgggcgcggcggccaggcgcggGGTTTGCTactcgggcaggcgggactggccgcgggggTTATATTCGGCTCtgcgcgccacggatcagggcgcggcactgccgcgccaagatcggtggcgcggcaggccccacCACGTCAACAATCAGCgaatccggtcgtcgccacgtcagccctctgccgcaccaccatgcatggcacgacacaggcatttggccgcgccagggcaataggcgcgaccaaaagtgttagttaaaaaaaaacccgacagtgttaaatttaaatttagttttcaaaaagtgttaaaattaaaaaaaatctattGCCATAGGATGGGTTGTCCTCAGGTAGACAGATCATTCAGTGACTGGTTCAAGAAATTATTCAGTGATAGGTTCAGAAAATTCTGAGATATCATGATTTGTAGTTAATTTACATATGCGGAGCGTGTTTTCAATGCTCAGGTAAATGGAGCATCTAACTTTATTTATAGAAGGAAGAAAGTCTGAATCTATAGACATATAGTGTTTTTGGACATGCTGAGATGGTATTCAGCAAAAGTGACACAATATTTGCCTGCTGAACCTTGTCATCGTGAAGACTGAATACTGCAATAAGAGCCTTCATTACTAATGTCTTCAGTAGTAACTATATCAGTAATTTCCTTCAAGATAAGAATGAATGCAGTAGGCAGCCTTCGTTTAGTTGCTCAACTACAGGTATATAAATAAAAGGCATGCTGTTGTGCAGGTATATGAATTGGTTGTTGAAGGTGACCTGAGAAGCAGTAATCTTCAGTTTGTGCCTGGTGCTGTAGTGCGTGGCCTGATATCTGCATGGCAATCTTTCTATACGCAATAAGTTATAGTTACAATTTCTAGAAATATAAATGTTTTTAGGAACAATAGTCATGACAATGGCATATTGGCATTGTATTACCTGGATGTACCAATTATTTCATATACAGTTTCAGGAAACTGTAGCTTGGCCATGTATACAGTTTTCAGGAAATTTTATGACTGCTTGCGACAGTACGTATATCAGACTGAAATCACTGAATGAAGGGGCTATATGTTGTATAGTATATCACTCGCACCACGTACACACAAACTGTACAGGTAGACATGATACGAGTATAAACTTGTGATCTATCACGATTACAATGACGCTGGGAACGTTGGGAAATGACGATCTTATTAATAAGCAATcatatatttattatatataaGTGAATcaaaatcactcaatggtgtCGTGGTGTAGTTGGTTATCACGTCAGTCTAACACACTGAAGGTCTCCGGTTCGAACCCGGGCGacgccattttttttttttttttgccgtttTGGTTGCCTTGACCCCTTGATGGTTGACCAGACTCAGGCCAGTGAAGTCAAGTCAACCCCATCTCGCTGGGTCTGAGAGTTTGCTTCAGAAACCTTGAAAAACCAAAGATCTGCAGGATCTCTCGTCCAGTCATCCTTTGCCCCTTCCGCGCGAGGGTCTCtcatctcatccttcttctccaggtcagtaCTTTCTTGAAGCCGGCTGTTCCCCTCTCATTTCAAAGCAACCATGTTGTTATCTGCATATGTTTTGTTTTGGGAAATAGGAATAAGGATTTCTCTGTCATACCGATTACCGACTTATATCCATAGCATAAATCATCAGAAATGGACACTGCTAGTTCTAGCAAGCCGGAGACGAGCCTTCTTCTGAATTCGCTGCCCAAGGAACTCCCAGCGGAGTTCTTGAAAGACATTACAGATGGGTTCTCCCCTAAGCGACAACTTGGCAGAGGCGCATTCGGAACAGTTTATAGGGTATAATGCGAATGATTCACAGCCTTCACTGTTTTCTGTGTttccacaagatgatgaaaacaTTCCACTTTTTCCTCATGAATATAAATTAAACCCTCCCCTTCCCTACGCAGGGGACTCTGACAGATGGAACAGAGATTGCTGTGAAGAAGATCGGCAGCGGCTCGCTGGTGACGCCTGACAAACAGTTTCAGAATGAGGTTGGGAACCTTATGGCGGTCCGGCATGACAACATCGTCAAGCTAGTTGGCTATTGCTACGAGATGAAGAAAACCGTGGTGGAGCACAACGGGAAATATATTATCGCGGACACAGTGGACAGCTTACTCTGCTACGAATACATGAGAATGGGAAGCCTTGAGAACCATATTTTTGGTATGATACTGCATTTCGAGATGGCACTTTTCATTCTCTTTTTGTCTATTTCTATGTTCCTTCCACTACTTGGAGCTTGGGGTTCACTTGTTATAGTTGCCCCTCAAGTCCTCAACTTGTgcaaatatattaaaaaaaaaacaatttttgtTACGCAAGAAGTTCAGATCAACGTTCAAGAAATATCGCTTATTTCGTTGTTATATATGATACATAACTTATAAGTTTAGAGGTCGTTATCCCAGAATACTGACATAACTCTGCTTCTTTTCTTTAGCTCCATCAACACTGGATTGGGCAACACGCTTCAAGATAATTAAGGGAATCTGCCAAGGTTTACATTTCCTACACAAGGGAATGGATCAGCCTATGGTCCATATGGATCTTAAGCCTGATAATATATTGCTTGATGAGAACATGGCCCCGAAAATTGCAGATTTCGGTCTCTCAAGGCTCTTTGGCGCAGAACAAACGCGGATGCACACACTAAATGTTGTGGGGGCACAGTAAGATATATAAAGAAAATATTCTTCATGTACAATAAACTGCATTTTCATTTCTCTACTAATAATGCTTGTTAACTTTTCTTAATGCTAACACCTTCCAGTGGATACATGGCTCCGGAATATTTATACAGAGGTGAGATCTCAACCCAGTTAGACATATATAGTTTGGGCCTACTGATCATTGAGATCACCACGGGAGAGAGAAATCCGCGAAGCAAAGATGACATGTCTGCCAGGAACTTGGTTGAGAATGTAAGGCGTAAGATAACACAACTTGATTTGAGACTAGAAAATCCCTTTTTTTTTGTAACATCAACTAATATATCTTATTCCAATTTTGTAGGTACGTCAAAGTTGGACAATCGAGCACATTGTATCCAAGTACTCTTCACTAGATGCCAACTCCCTCCAGCAATTGAAAGTGTGCATTGAAATTGGGCTACAGTGTGTGGAAACAGATCGGAAGAAGAGACCCCCTATAGAGCACATTGTTAACAAGCTGGATGGAAGACTGTGGGATAAACAGTAGAAGAGGTATGAACACTGGGCATGCAGATGCTCTCTATTTATATGCTGTAGTTTCATAATGAtattagaataatattttttaccCTTTTTTTTGCTCTAATAACACCAACATTTACAAAAGCCATGCATTTTACAGTTCACTTCTGATGGTCCTAATAATAACAAACTATATGAAATTTCAGGTCCGCTGTTTCCACCATGTGTGCATGAATAAAATATCCTCTGTTGTTGCTAGAATGTATGGAGTTTCCAGGTTTGGGCAGAGCTCCTGCCGgcggtttcaaaaaaaaaaaaaaagaatgtatGGAGTTTCTTTCAGAAATATGATCCTTTTGGTGTCAAGTCATTGTGGGAGCTGCTCAGTTTTCTGGAATCATTTCTTTGAATATCTTTTGTGTGTATGTAATCGAGACAGTTGTGTTGCGGCACAATCTATTGACTTTGGTTTTGCCAATCTATGTTATTTTCCTCTTAACCGTTCATTCATTCTTTTttgggctcttgcgtttgtacccttattttgtatcgaaattatgattttgcccctatttttttgactttgtgaatttacccctactgtgctattcacgaagcaccagtttgcccctgctccgtcatccacccctaacggtgttaaactttgtacaaaaggacataaatgcccatgcgattttgtCCCTGTTTGTTAtgtctaattgtgattttaccctgatttggaattagacttttttattgtaCACTGACAATTGATTAATCATATCAGAGATAAAGCATCAAAAATTGAACAAGACAAAGGACTAATGAAACACAGAAAGTGAAAGGACATCCAATGGTCCTGTGCTGCCCCTTGTGCTCTACTAAAAGCATGTGCAAACAACCAACCATCCAGCTTATGAAACACAAGTGAAAAGACAGTGTAATCAAGGAACGTAGGGCACAAACGACAGCAGCACACTTGTACAACACAGGATGCAGCTTCAAAGCATGATTCACTAGCACGGAAGGTGATCGATTAGAGTCTCCTGGACGGCGGCAATCACATTCACATGACCATCTCGGCCGGTGGCAGCAGCGCCGGGTTGAGGTCCAGCCCTAGGCCCACGGGCGGCGCCGCGTCGAACACCACAGACGACGACGACAAACCAGAGCAGCTTCGCTCCTCCTCGCTCTTCGGCGGCAGCAACTGCAGCAGCGCCGGCGTCATCTGGCAATCAATCAAAATTACATCATCATTCACCATCACCGTTATCATTTGTCTCTCACTCAATCTGATGTTGGGAGAAATAAACAGTCAAAAGAGCAGTTGGTTGAAGTTCACTTTTTCATCCACATGTCTATCTGGTTGTAGTCAAGTTTAAGTGAGGTACACTGGAACACTGAAACAAAGGCAACAAAACAGTACACGAGGTTCTAAAGGTTCAATAAAAGTAAAACAAAGATCATTGGGCCTGACCCTCTCCTGTGACTGCAAGGAGTCCATGATTATAGAACATAGGGCCAAGCAGTGCAGTCCTCAGTCCATGTAATGAATAAGATTAACTGAATTTGTGGACTCCTGTGGGTGAAGTGAA harbors:
- the LOC136517495 gene encoding cysteine-rich receptor-like protein kinase 28 isoform X2: MDTASSSKPETSLLLNSLPKELPAEFLKDITDGFSPKRQLGRGAFGTVYRGTLTDGTEIAVKKIGSGSLVTPDKQFQNEVGNLMAVRHDNIVKLVGYCYEMKKTVVEHNGKYIIADTVDSLLCYEYMRMGSLENHIFAPSTLDWATRFKIIKGICQDFGLSRLFGAEQTRMHTLNVVGAHGYMAPEYLYRGEISTQLDIYSLGLLIIEITTGERNPRSKDDMSARNLVENVRQSWTIEHIVSKYSSLDANSLQQLKVCIEIGLQCVETDRKKRPPIEHIVNKLDGRLWDKQ
- the LOC136517495 gene encoding cysteine-rich receptor-like protein kinase 28 isoform X1, whose product is MDTASSSKPETSLLLNSLPKELPAEFLKDITDGFSPKRQLGRGAFGTVYRGTLTDGTEIAVKKIGSGSLVTPDKQFQNEVGNLMAVRHDNIVKLVGYCYEMKKTVVEHNGKYIIADTVDSLLCYEYMRMGSLENHIFAPSTLDWATRFKIIKGICQGLHFLHKGMDQPMVHMDLKPDNILLDENMAPKIADFGLSRLFGAEQTRMHTLNVVGAHGYMAPEYLYRGEISTQLDIYSLGLLIIEITTGERNPRSKDDMSARNLVENVRQSWTIEHIVSKYSSLDANSLQQLKVCIEIGLQCVETDRKKRPPIEHIVNKLDGRLWDKQ
- the LOC136517495 gene encoding cysteine-rich receptor-like protein kinase 28 isoform X3, giving the protein MAVRHDNIVKLVGYCYEMKKTVVEHNGKYIIADTVDSLLCYEYMRMGSLENHIFAPSTLDWATRFKIIKGICQGLHFLHKGMDQPMVHMDLKPDNILLDENMAPKIADFGLSRLFGAEQTRMHTLNVVGAHGYMAPEYLYRGEISTQLDIYSLGLLIIEITTGERNPRSKDDMSARNLVENVRQSWTIEHIVSKYSSLDANSLQQLKVCIEIGLQCVETDRKKRPPIEHIVNKLDGRLWDKQ